In a genomic window of Immundisolibacter sp.:
- the rpmE gene encoding 50S ribosomal protein L31: MKSDIHPKYQEIAVTCSCGNSFTTRSAMTKPELHLDVCSSCHPFYTGKQKVGDRRGRVERFKRRYGMA, translated from the coding sequence ATGAAATCCGACATCCATCCCAAGTATCAGGAAATCGCCGTCACCTGTAGCTGCGGCAACAGCTTCACCACGCGCTCGGCGATGACCAAGCCGGAGCTGCACCTGGACGTATGCTCCAGCTGCCACCCGTTCTATACCGGCAAGCAGAAAGTCGGCGATCGCCGTGGCCGGGTCGAACGGTTCAAGCGCCGCTACGGCATGGCTTGA